In a genomic window of Streptomyces pristinaespiralis:
- a CDS encoding protein-tyrosine phosphatase family protein yields the protein MRTRRREGDVPEPRSRWDEITTGLWVGGHVWADTDGRHQDVVVADEFDVVISLYTREGHGPAEGVEHHVVPVPDDWLTADEIDRVRRVALTAADAVRAGRRVLVRCYSGYNRAGLVAAQTLIELGHDAEGAIDRVRLRRSPWALHNAAFEQYLLTGLDIASLLSGLEPPPAS from the coding sequence GTGAGGACCCGCCGCAGGGAAGGCGACGTCCCCGAGCCGCGCAGCCGGTGGGACGAGATCACGACCGGTCTGTGGGTCGGCGGTCACGTCTGGGCGGACACCGACGGCCGGCACCAGGACGTCGTGGTCGCCGACGAGTTCGACGTCGTGATCAGCCTCTACACCCGCGAGGGCCACGGCCCCGCGGAGGGGGTGGAGCACCATGTCGTCCCCGTCCCCGACGACTGGCTGACCGCCGACGAGATCGACCGGGTGCGCCGGGTGGCGCTGACCGCCGCCGACGCCGTACGGGCGGGACGCCGGGTGCTGGTGCGCTGCTACTCCGGCTACAACCGTGCCGGGCTGGTGGCCGCCCAGACGCTCATCGAACTGGGGCACGACGCGGAGGGGGCCATCGACCGGGTCAGGCTGCGGCGTTCGCCGTGGGCCCTGCACAACGCGGCGTTCGAGCAGTACCTGCTGACGGGACTGGACATCGCCTCGCTGCTGTCCGGACTGGAACCACCGCCGGCGAGCTGA
- a CDS encoding WD40 repeat domain-containing protein, which yields MRGTVWAVANQLGVVAGTPAELLSALLAGPPRTVRLGGAGHDPDEVAELADVLREFGHVRVVVEAPDEDAPVSKPGDDGPVDVADAEAVCAADPVRVTAAYEAADDEHGGLRSAWLRAGQSLIRDQDPARRALVLRTALPPDADPRIRQALARSAAAAPWHMEWAGACPIAALTVLPGGAPVVADPGGGVRVLPDGGREQSTATRVRAAAASGEDTVLLLDERGRLHRHGGTGTALTKAVAATLARHPGTALAAAADVVLVGDRMGSVHAFGSDGLHQAALHSGRVTALAATASPSLTVRTGGTDGAVRVWSPADGGHGSTVSQRSSPVVALHMGPTPQGPALAAAWADGLVELHRPGRRDVLGFRPGPAVRAVAVTPDGALWVGTEETLIRLRPR from the coding sequence GTGCGCGGCACGGTGTGGGCGGTGGCGAACCAGCTGGGAGTCGTGGCGGGCACCCCCGCCGAACTGCTGTCCGCGCTGCTGGCGGGACCGCCCCGCACGGTGCGGCTCGGCGGCGCGGGCCACGATCCGGACGAAGTGGCGGAACTGGCCGACGTGCTGCGCGAGTTCGGGCACGTACGGGTGGTCGTGGAGGCTCCTGACGAGGACGCCCCCGTCAGCAAGCCCGGCGACGACGGGCCCGTGGACGTGGCCGACGCGGAGGCGGTCTGCGCGGCCGACCCCGTACGGGTGACCGCCGCCTACGAGGCGGCCGACGACGAACACGGCGGCCTGCGCAGTGCCTGGCTGCGGGCCGGACAGTCGCTGATCCGCGACCAGGACCCGGCCCGGCGGGCCCTGGTCCTCCGGACCGCCCTGCCCCCGGACGCCGACCCACGAATACGGCAGGCACTGGCCCGGTCCGCCGCGGCCGCGCCCTGGCACATGGAGTGGGCAGGCGCCTGCCCGATCGCCGCCCTGACCGTCCTGCCGGGCGGTGCGCCGGTGGTGGCCGATCCGGGCGGCGGGGTGCGCGTCCTTCCCGACGGTGGGCGGGAGCAGTCGACGGCCACCCGCGTCAGGGCCGCGGCCGCGTCGGGGGAGGACACGGTCCTGCTCCTGGACGAACGCGGCCGGCTGCACCGGCACGGCGGCACCGGGACCGCGTTGACGAAGGCCGTCGCCGCCACCCTCGCCCGCCATCCGGGCACCGCCCTCGCCGCCGCGGCGGACGTCGTGCTGGTCGGCGACCGCATGGGCTCGGTGCACGCCTTCGGCTCGGACGGCCTCCACCAGGCGGCCCTGCACTCCGGCCGTGTCACCGCCCTGGCGGCGACCGCCTCACCCTCCCTCACCGTGCGGACCGGGGGCACGGACGGTGCGGTCCGCGTTTGGTCGCCCGCGGACGGCGGGCACGGTTCGACCGTGTCGCAGCGGTCGTCGCCGGTCGTCGCCCTGCACATGGGGCCGACACCCCAGGGACCGGCCCTCGCGGCCGCCTGGGCGGACGGCCTCGTGGAACTGCACCGCCCGGGCAGGCGCGACGTGCTCGGTTTCCGTCCGGGTCCGGCGGTCCGGGCCGTCGCCGTCACACCCGACGGCGCCCTGTGGGTCGGCACGGAAGAGACCCTGATCCGCCTCCGGCCCCGCTGA
- a CDS encoding GntR family transcriptional regulator, translating to MEQARARDLAVPQPYASVHVPAQGGPGAAREQVRGEHTHSEPPALRPVQRHSVRGQILDALRTALVDGDLVPGEVYSAPVLGERYGVSATPVREAMQQLVMEGAVEVVPNRGFRVARRTARELAELAEVRALIEVPVLLRLARTVPADRWNALRPLAEATAAAAATGDRASYAETDRAFHRAVLALAGNEQLLTVADDLHRRSQWPLSGAPTTRRADLVADAAEHTALLDALAAQDLTVVQALVREHFAGSDV from the coding sequence GTGGAGCAGGCCAGAGCGCGTGACCTCGCCGTTCCTCAGCCGTACGCCTCCGTCCACGTGCCCGCGCAGGGCGGTCCCGGGGCCGCTCGGGAACAGGTCCGCGGCGAGCACACCCACAGTGAGCCCCCGGCCCTCCGTCCCGTGCAGCGGCACTCGGTGCGCGGGCAGATCCTCGACGCGCTGCGTACGGCCCTGGTCGACGGCGACCTCGTCCCCGGCGAGGTCTACTCGGCACCGGTCCTCGGCGAGCGCTACGGCGTGTCGGCGACCCCGGTGCGCGAGGCGATGCAGCAACTGGTCATGGAGGGCGCCGTCGAGGTCGTGCCGAACCGGGGCTTCCGCGTCGCCCGGCGCACCGCACGCGAACTGGCCGAGCTGGCGGAGGTCCGCGCGCTGATCGAGGTCCCGGTCCTGCTGCGGCTGGCCCGCACGGTCCCGGCCGACCGCTGGAACGCGCTGCGCCCGCTGGCGGAGGCGACGGCCGCCGCGGCGGCGACGGGTGACCGGGCGAGCTACGCGGAGACGGACCGCGCCTTCCACCGGGCGGTCCTCGCCCTCGCGGGCAACGAGCAGCTGCTCACGGTGGCGGACGACCTTCACCGGCGCTCCCAGTGGCCCCTCAGCGGCGCGCCCACCACCCGCCGCGCGGACCTGGTCGCGGACGCGGCAGAACACACGGCGCTGCTGGACGCGCTTGCGGCCCAGGACCTGACGGTGGTCCAGGCGCTGGTGCGCGAGCACTTCGCGGGCTCCGACGTCTGA
- a CDS encoding (2Fe-2S)-binding protein — protein sequence MTVPALMPGLTSPVTDAYERLAEVFPGLRVKELTDEGPTPDGAGWVRAADLAAGGAPLDAFLAWDNAQVLRDYGQQARPDVVASFGLHRYAWPACLLITVPWFLVRRVPRVPVEGVSFQRALGHMTVRVREFACLPDDPAAQLPGARVVPDEEALRGEVRAAVAEHIGPVLDGFGARMRRGKRALWGMATDEIVEGLWYVAHLLGEEQRAVAELEQLLPGTTKPYVGTAGFRELTGPNGERLPTRDRASCCLFYTLRPEDTCVTCPRTCDADRVARLQQTA from the coding sequence ATGACCGTTCCTGCACTGATGCCCGGCCTCACCTCACCCGTGACGGACGCCTATGAGCGCCTCGCCGAGGTCTTCCCCGGGCTGCGCGTGAAGGAGCTGACGGACGAGGGACCGACACCGGACGGCGCCGGCTGGGTCCGTGCGGCCGACCTGGCGGCCGGCGGCGCTCCGCTCGACGCCTTCCTCGCCTGGGACAACGCCCAGGTGCTCCGGGACTACGGACAGCAGGCCCGTCCCGACGTCGTCGCCAGCTTCGGTCTGCACCGCTACGCCTGGCCCGCCTGTCTGCTGATCACCGTCCCCTGGTTCCTGGTGCGCAGGGTGCCGCGGGTCCCGGTCGAGGGCGTCTCCTTCCAGCGTGCGCTGGGTCACATGACGGTCCGTGTCCGCGAGTTCGCCTGCCTGCCCGACGACCCCGCCGCGCAGCTGCCCGGCGCCCGCGTCGTACCGGACGAGGAGGCACTGCGCGGCGAGGTCCGCGCGGCCGTCGCCGAGCACATCGGACCGGTCCTCGACGGATTCGGGGCCAGGATGCGGCGCGGCAAGCGGGCCCTGTGGGGAATGGCGACCGACGAGATCGTCGAGGGCCTCTGGTACGTCGCCCACCTCCTCGGCGAGGAGCAGCGCGCGGTGGCGGAGCTCGAGCAGCTGCTGCCGGGCACGACCAAGCCGTACGTGGGCACCGCCGGCTTCCGGGAGCTGACCGGTCCGAACGGCGAACGGCTGCCGACCCGCGACCGGGCCAGCTGCTGCCTGTTCTACACGCTGCGGCCGGAGGACACCTGTGTCACCTGCCCGCGCACCTGCGACGCCGACCGGGTCGCCCGCCTTCAACAGACCGCGTGA
- a CDS encoding DUF2637 domain-containing protein, translated as MRLTDISLDWLLPGAVMILGVLAAVAVLARGKRAGDKAAADDSWERSEERRRRKEAVYGTASYVLLFCCAAVAAALSFHGLVGFGRQNLNLTGGWEYLVPFGLDGAAMFCSVLAVREASHGDAALGSRLLVWTFAGAAAWFNWVHAPRGLDHAGAPQFFAGMSLSAAVLFDRALKQTRRAALREQGLVPRPLPQIRIVRWLRAPRETFAAWSLMLLEGVRTLDEAVDEVREDRRQKQQNRMRRRDREKLERAQIRALNRQHRSWGLSRADRGTQLPALGPATGGAQQPGSSSSSVVEPVIAEPGQLPVRTRPSLQALKPAGPEPVTVDLTAEDDTQALPRLDSLERKLKDLEQQFG; from the coding sequence ATGAGACTGACCGACATATCGCTGGACTGGCTGCTTCCGGGCGCCGTGATGATCCTGGGAGTCCTGGCGGCGGTGGCGGTGCTCGCGCGCGGCAAGCGCGCCGGTGACAAGGCCGCGGCCGATGACTCGTGGGAGCGCAGCGAGGAGCGCCGCAGGCGCAAGGAGGCCGTCTACGGAACCGCCTCGTACGTACTCCTCTTCTGCTGCGCCGCCGTCGCGGCGGCGCTCTCCTTCCACGGCCTGGTGGGCTTCGGCCGGCAGAACCTGAATCTGACCGGCGGCTGGGAGTACCTGGTGCCCTTCGGCCTCGACGGGGCGGCCATGTTCTGCTCCGTCCTCGCCGTGCGGGAGGCCAGCCACGGTGACGCCGCCCTCGGCTCGCGACTCCTGGTGTGGACGTTCGCGGGCGCGGCCGCCTGGTTCAACTGGGTGCACGCGCCCAGGGGTCTCGACCACGCGGGCGCGCCGCAGTTCTTCGCCGGCATGTCGCTGTCCGCCGCGGTGCTGTTCGACCGGGCGCTGAAGCAGACGCGCCGTGCGGCGCTGCGCGAGCAGGGGCTGGTGCCCCGGCCGCTGCCGCAGATCCGGATCGTACGGTGGCTGCGGGCACCCAGGGAGACCTTCGCGGCCTGGTCGCTGATGCTCCTCGAGGGCGTGCGGACCCTGGACGAGGCCGTGGACGAGGTGCGCGAGGACCGGCGACAGAAGCAGCAGAACCGGATGCGCCGCCGCGACCGGGAGAAGCTGGAGCGCGCCCAGATCAGGGCGCTCAACCGGCAGCACCGCAGCTGGGGGCTGAGCCGGGCGGACCGCGGGACGCAACTTCCCGCACTCGGACCGGCCACGGGCGGAGCCCAGCAGCCGGGGAGCTCGTCCTCGTCCGTCGTGGAGCCTGTCATAGCGGAGCCCGGACAACTGCCCGTGCGGACCCGGCCGTCGCTCCAGGCCCTGAAGCCGGCCGGTCCCGAACCCGTCACGGTCGACCTCACGGCCGAGGACGACACCCAGGCCCTGCCGCGTCTCGACTCCCTGGAGCGCAAACTCAAGGATCTGGAGCAGCAGTTCGGCTGA
- a CDS encoding ATP-binding protein, which translates to MTGRHGGAGVRGRLHRRLGNGDLTAVPEVRHALRDLLGKWPERTDDAGAADAADVAELLASELVTNALIHTDHGAVVTATVEDSRLHVEVQDFMAGLPVPDLPNADLGTGGRGLVLVERLADAWGVRTAQGVGKVIWFELHAGAA; encoded by the coding sequence ATGACTGGACGTCACGGGGGCGCGGGAGTCCGGGGCCGGCTGCACCGCAGACTCGGCAACGGCGATCTCACGGCCGTGCCCGAAGTGCGGCACGCATTACGCGACCTGCTCGGCAAGTGGCCGGAGCGGACGGATGACGCCGGTGCGGCGGACGCGGCCGACGTGGCCGAGCTGCTCGCCAGCGAGCTGGTGACCAACGCCCTGATCCACACCGACCACGGAGCGGTGGTGACGGCCACCGTCGAGGACTCACGACTCCACGTGGAGGTCCAGGACTTCATGGCAGGACTGCCCGTGCCGGACCTACCGAACGCCGACCTCGGTACGGGCGGCAGGGGGCTGGTCCTGGTGGAGCGCCTGGCCGACGCGTGGGGCGTGCGTACGGCCCAAGGGGTGGGCAAAGTGATCTGGTTCGAGCTGCACGCGGGAGCGGCCTGA
- a CDS encoding pyruvate dehydrogenase yields MARKNVAEQFVDILVRAGVQRLYGVVGDSLNPVVDAVRRTPGIDWVQVRHEEAAAFAAGAEAQITGKLAACAGSCGPGNLHLINGLYDAHRSMAPVLALASHIPSSEIGLGYFQETHPDQLFRECSHYSELISSPQQMPRLLQTAIQHAVGRGGVSVVSLPGDIADRPAPEKSIEHALVTTRPTARPGDAEIDKLVRMIDEADRVTLFCGSGTAGAHAEVMQFAERIKSPVGHALRGKEWIQYDNPYDVGMSGLLGYGAAYEATHECDLLLLLGTDFPYNAFLPDDVKIAQVDVRPEHLGRRSKLDLAVWGDVRETLRCITPKVRAKADRRFLDKMLKKHADALEGVVRAYTRKVEKHVPVHPEYVAAVLDELADDDAVFTVDTGMCNVWAARYISPNGRRRIIGSFSHGSMANALPQAIGAQFVDRDRQVVSMSGDGGFTMLMGDFLTLVQYDLPVKIVLFNNSSLSMVELEMLVAGLPSFGTAYRNPDFAAVARAAGAYGVRVEKPKQLAGALKDAFKHKGPALVDVVTDPNALSIPPKISAEMVTGFALSASKIVLDGGVGRMVQMARSNLRNVPRP; encoded by the coding sequence ATGGCCAGGAAGAACGTGGCGGAGCAGTTCGTCGACATCCTCGTCCGCGCCGGAGTCCAGCGGCTCTACGGCGTCGTCGGCGACAGCCTCAACCCCGTCGTCGACGCCGTCCGCCGCACGCCGGGCATCGACTGGGTGCAGGTCAGACACGAGGAGGCCGCGGCGTTCGCCGCCGGCGCGGAGGCCCAGATCACCGGAAAGCTGGCCGCCTGCGCCGGCTCCTGCGGGCCCGGCAACCTGCACCTCATCAACGGCCTGTACGACGCGCACCGCTCCATGGCGCCCGTCCTCGCCCTCGCCTCGCACATCCCCTCCAGCGAGATCGGCCTCGGATACTTCCAGGAGACCCACCCCGACCAGCTGTTCCGCGAGTGCAGCCACTACAGCGAGCTGATCTCGAGCCCTCAGCAGATGCCCCGGCTGCTCCAGACGGCGATCCAGCACGCCGTCGGCCGTGGAGGGGTGAGCGTGGTGTCGTTGCCGGGCGACATCGCGGACCGCCCGGCGCCGGAGAAGTCGATCGAGCACGCCCTGGTCACGACCCGCCCCACCGCCCGCCCCGGTGACGCGGAGATCGACAAGCTGGTCCGGATGATCGACGAGGCGGACCGGGTCACGCTCTTCTGCGGCAGCGGCACGGCCGGCGCGCACGCCGAGGTCATGCAGTTCGCGGAGCGCATCAAGTCGCCCGTCGGTCATGCGCTCCGCGGCAAGGAGTGGATCCAGTACGACAACCCCTACGACGTGGGCATGAGCGGGCTGCTCGGCTACGGCGCCGCCTACGAGGCCACCCACGAGTGCGATCTGCTCCTCCTGCTCGGCACGGACTTCCCGTACAACGCCTTCCTTCCGGACGACGTCAAGATCGCGCAGGTCGACGTCAGGCCGGAGCATCTCGGCCGGCGCTCCAAGCTGGACCTCGCCGTGTGGGGCGACGTGCGCGAGACACTGCGATGCATCACCCCGAAGGTGCGGGCGAAGGCGGACCGCCGGTTCCTGGACAAGATGCTGAAGAAGCACGCCGACGCCCTGGAGGGTGTGGTCAGGGCCTACACCCGCAAGGTGGAGAAGCACGTCCCCGTCCATCCCGAGTACGTCGCCGCCGTCCTCGACGAACTGGCCGACGACGACGCCGTGTTCACCGTCGACACCGGCATGTGCAACGTGTGGGCTGCCCGTTACATCTCTCCCAACGGCCGCCGCCGCATCATCGGTTCGTTCAGCCACGGCTCGATGGCGAACGCCCTGCCGCAGGCCATCGGCGCCCAGTTCGTCGACCGTGACCGGCAGGTCGTCTCCATGTCGGGCGACGGCGGGTTCACCATGCTGATGGGCGACTTCCTGACCCTGGTCCAGTACGACCTGCCGGTGAAGATCGTGCTGTTCAACAACTCGTCGCTGTCGATGGTGGAGTTGGAGATGCTGGTCGCCGGGTTGCCGTCCTTCGGCACGGCCTACCGCAACCCTGACTTCGCGGCGGTCGCCCGCGCGGCCGGCGCCTACGGTGTCCGGGTGGAGAAGCCCAAGCAGCTCGCCGGCGCGCTCAAGGACGCCTTCAAGCACAAGGGCCCGGCGCTGGTCGACGTCGTCACCGACCCCAACGCGCTCTCCATCCCGCCGAAGATCAGCGCAGAGATGGTGACCGGTTTCGCCCTTTCCGCGAGCAAGATCGTGCTGGACGGCGGCGTGGGCAGGATGGTGCAGATGGCCCGTTCGAACCTGCGGAACGTGCCGAGGCCCTGA
- a CDS encoding protein phosphatase 2C domain-containing protein: protein MSSDRRDGASATAGSAAGGPFSPAGGGGAGAPSGSAGSGRPPSVASGDRRDGASAAAGSADGGPLSPAGGGGAGAPSGSAGSGRPPSVASGDRRDGASAASGSGGGDRADGGPSSPAGEGGAGAPSGAEAPVRPQPTAGTDPREDPTTPPAPAPAPAAAGTPPSREGGARAGVPPRLGPAGGGNPADRPPVAAGDDAPGASAHSARPLVPAQAPRGGVVGDGPPTYDAEPTALPAAEADGLDQLVADTVLDGARYGTYTLRAVSVRGDSARFRGEPRRDALLTARFGTGPAALVLVAVAGGIRGSDTAHLAAADACRWIGRAVGRSHARLAEDIRAGRRGDLKSGLHRLTDRSLGKLRARAAELGVEPEVYTAGLRCLLLSADPACRTRVFFGVGGGGLFRLRDGAWQDLEPSVPDRADVTGAPVVGFGSAVPEATPEGDRLTMDLGIPTGPSPYIETPPPPAAEPFRFRASVARPGDTLLLCSQGLAAPVRGEAALAKELAERWRGPKAPGMAQFLADTQLRVKGYADDRTAVAVWEA, encoded by the coding sequence GTGAGCAGTGATCGGCGTGACGGCGCGTCGGCGACGGCCGGTTCCGCCGCCGGAGGCCCGTTCTCCCCGGCGGGCGGTGGTGGTGCCGGTGCGCCTTCCGGGTCGGCCGGTTCGGGGCGGCCGCCGTCGGTCGCGAGTGGTGATCGGCGTGACGGTGCGTCGGCGGCGGCCGGTTCCGCCGACGGAGGCCCGTTGTCCCCGGCGGGCGGTGGGGGCGCCGGTGCGCCTTCCGGGTCGGCCGGTTCGGGGCGGCCGCCGTCGGTCGCGAGTGGTGATCGGCGTGACGGCGCGTCGGCGGCATCCGGCTCCGGCGGCGGGGACCGTGCCGACGGAGGCCCGTCCTCACCGGCGGGAGAGGGCGGCGCCGGTGCGCCTTCCGGGGCTGAGGCGCCGGTGCGACCGCAGCCGACCGCGGGGACCGATCCACGTGAAGACCCGACGACCCCGCCCGCCCCCGCTCCAGCCCCTGCCGCCGCCGGCACCCCGCCGTCCCGCGAGGGCGGAGCGCGCGCGGGGGTGCCGCCGCGCCTCGGGCCCGCCGGGGGCGGGAATCCGGCGGACCGCCCACCCGTGGCCGCCGGGGACGACGCACCCGGCGCGTCGGCCCACTCGGCGCGGCCGCTCGTGCCCGCGCAGGCGCCCCGCGGCGGCGTCGTCGGCGATGGCCCGCCCACCTACGACGCCGAGCCGACCGCGCTGCCCGCCGCGGAGGCGGACGGACTGGACCAGCTCGTCGCCGACACGGTGCTCGACGGCGCCAGGTACGGCACGTACACGCTCCGCGCGGTGTCCGTGCGCGGCGACTCCGCGCGGTTCCGCGGTGAGCCGCGCCGCGACGCCCTGCTCACCGCCCGGTTCGGCACCGGGCCCGCCGCGCTGGTGCTCGTCGCCGTGGCCGGCGGGATCCGCGGTTCGGACACCGCGCACCTGGCCGCCGCCGACGCCTGCCGGTGGATCGGCCGGGCCGTGGGCCGTAGCCACGCACGGCTGGCGGAGGACATAAGGGCCGGCCGGCGCGGCGATCTCAAGTCCGGACTGCACCGGCTCACCGACCGCAGCCTGGGCAAGTTGCGAGCCCGCGCCGCCGAGCTCGGTGTGGAGCCGGAGGTGTACACGGCCGGGCTGCGGTGTCTGCTGCTCTCCGCCGACCCCGCCTGCCGCACCCGCGTCTTCTTCGGCGTCGGCGGCGGGGGACTGTTCCGGCTGCGTGACGGTGCCTGGCAGGATCTCGAGCCCTCCGTCCCCGACCGGGCCGACGTCACCGGGGCGCCCGTCGTCGGGTTCGGGTCCGCCGTGCCGGAGGCCACGCCCGAGGGTGACCGGCTCACCATGGACCTCGGCATCCCGACGGGCCCGTCGCCGTACATCGAGACCCCGCCGCCCCCGGCCGCGGAGCCGTTCCGCTTCCGTGCGTCCGTGGCCCGTCCGGGTGACACGCTGTTGCTCTGCAGCCAGGGCCTCGCGGCCCCGGTGCGAGGCGAGGCGGCGCTCGCGAAGGAGCTCGCCGAGCGCTGGCGCGGTCCGAAGGCGCCCGGGATGGCGCAGTTCCTCGCCGATACCCAGCTCAGGGTGAAGGGCTACGCGGACGACCGGACGGCGGTGGCGGTATGGGAGGCGTGA